ACGAGCGCGAGACTCTGGGGTTCATTTCGATGACAACAATGCGTCCGTCTGTGGGGTTGATGCCAAACTGGATATTGGATCCACCTGTCTCCACACCAATAGCTCTAATTACAAGCAGGGCAGCATCTCTCAATTTTTGATAGTCGCGGTCTGTGACTGTCTGCAATGGCGCTACTGTGATTGAGTCTCCAGTATGCACACCCATTGGGTCAAAGTTTTCGATGGAGCAGATTATAAGGGCATTATCGAGCTTGTCGCGCATCACTTCCAGTTCGAGTTCTTTCCAGCCCAGCACACTTTCTTCCAAGAGAATTTCGCTGACTGGACTGGCTGCCAGACCGGAGTTTGCTATATCATCGAGCTCTTCCTGGTTGTAGGCGATGCCACCGCCAGCGCCACCAAGGGTAAAGGCTGGACGGATGATAATCGGAAAACCGATGCGCTGGCCAATTTCTCTTGCTTCAGAGCTGTTGCGGGCAATGCCACTGTTTGGCACATAAAGACCGATTTCGAGCATCTTGTCTTTAAACAGCTCTCTGTCTTCGGCCAGTTTGATTGCTTCTAGCTTGGCACCAATTAACTCCACGTCAAATTCAGCCAGTACTCCACTTTCGGCTAACTCAACAGCCACGTTTAGACTGGTTTGACCACCCATGGTTGGCAAAAGTGCCTGGGGTCTTTCTATTGCAATTACTTCTCTGACTACCTGGGCAGTCACTGGCTCGATATAAGTACGGTCAGCAACTTCCGGGTCGGTCATGATGGTGGCCGGGTTGCTATTGACCAGGATTACTTCGTAACCCTCATCTTTGAGCGCCTTACAGGCCTGGGTACCAGAATAGTCAAACTCGCAAGCCTGTCCGATTGTAATTGGACCAGCGCCAAGGACGAGGATTTTTTGAATATCGGTTCTTTTAGGCATTTAGGCTCCCGGGATTGATGCGTTTTTTTGAATTTGAGAATTTAGGAAATAAATGAAGTTGACACGTTTTAAAGGTATTGGCATGTTGGTACATAGCTAGCAGCAAATGTCTTTACTAAGCCTAACGACCGGGGGGCCAGATGTCGTTAAGTTCGTCTTCGTTTGGCAAAAAATTAGCAATTGGCGGGAATTCTTTGCATAAATCATTTAAAACAATCCTCACGGGGATTGCAGCACTTGGTCTGACGCTTGCTGTTAGTGCTCCGGTCTCAGCTGAGGTCGAGCGCCTTGATGAACCCAGACTGGTGGGGCATGACTATCTGCCCGAATTACCAGTGTCAGTCTGGCAAGATCAAGAAAAACCGGCTAAGGGCGTAGTGGTGGCTGTCCATGGCCTGGTCATGCATGGTCGCGTCTACGACGTCATGGCTCGCAAGCTAGCTGCTCAAGGTTTTATCGTCCTTGCTCCTGACCTGCGCGGATATGGACGCTGGCAAACAGATGTCCAGGACGAGAGCAAGGCCGGCAAAGAAGACGGCAAAGTGCAGTACCACAAGAGTCTGGAAGACCTGAAGGGACTGGTTGCTGCGGTATCTGTCAAATATCCCAATTTACCTTTGTTTTTGGTCGGTGAGAGCCTGGGTGCTGGACTATCAATCCGTGTCGCCGAAGCCCTGCCTGAATCTGTCAGCGGCCTTGTGCTATCCAGCCCCGCCATCAAAAGACGCATGTATCTTGAGCCCGAGATGGTTGTACAAGCTGCCTCTCTAGTGACAAATCCAATGCGTCAGGTAGACCTCGTACCTTATATTAAGAAATTTGCATCTGAAGATCCGCGCATTGTTGAAGAAGCTATTAACGACCCTTATGTGCGCAAACATCTCAACTTGAGTGAACTGATGGGCACAGCCAGCATCATCCGCGGCAATATTAGCCATGCTCATGGTGTGCCGGCATCAGTGCCAGTACTGGTAATCCAGGGTGATAAGGACAAAATGCTGCGCAGTGACGCTGTTACGCTTTTGCTTTCACGGTTGCGCACCAAAGATCGCACTGTGCGCTGGTTGCCAGGTAAGGGACATGTGTTGATTGAGACTGCCCATATTGAGCCATCCACAATGTCTACAATTTCTTCCTGGCTTGACGACCATCTGATGACACCCACCAGAGAGACTTATACCGAAGGATTGGTGTCAAGTGGTCCTGGTCGCACCCTGGATGTTTATCAACCCTAGGCTGGATAAAGGCTCAGAGAATTTACTGCGAATTTCTCTTTGTCAATCAAGCTGTTTTAGACTGCTTAGATATTGCTCTTTATAGCCCACATAGTTTTGCCAGCCAATCTGGATCATTTCACGGTCCCGGTCAGTCACCTGTCTTACAACTTTGCCTGGCACACCCATAACAAGAGAGCCTGGTGGTATTTGCGTGCCTGGAGCGACAAGGCTGCCAGCGGCAACAACGCTATGGGAGCCTATCAGGGCGCCATCGAGGATGATGGTACCCATAGCAATGAGACAGTCTGATTCGATTGTTGCTCCGTGCAAAATGGCGCCATGTCCTACTGTCACTCTCTCGTGGACAATCATCGGATGGGTGTTAGTGACATGCATGACACAGCTGTCCTGGATGTTTGAGCCGCGTCCGACAAAAATTCGATTGATATCGCCCCTGACTACACAGTTAAACCAGATTGACGCTTCGTCCTCGATTTCCACTTCGCCGATTACCACTGCATTGGGCGCAATGTAGGCTGATTTGGCTATCTTGGGCGCTTTTTTCTCAAATTCAAATATCATATTTGCTCCTGCTGGACCGGTCATGGTAGCACCTGCAAATATCCACCAGTACCAATGTCAAGCTGATATTATCTTTTGGGTAGCATTTTACCTGTTCCGAAAAAAATCTTCGGAAGCATTACGGGGAGATTTTTATGCCTGTTTTTGAACAGCCGATGCGCAAACTTTTGGGAACCCTGTCTACGACTATTACCTGGCTCAACGAAAAAGGTACAGTGGATGTTTCGTCGGTGCCTGACGATCATCTCGAAGCAATTAAACAATTAGAACGCATTGGCGTTGTGCACAAGCGTAACAACCGTAGTTACGAGCTGCAAAAGATTCGCCTCAAAAAGCTGCTTGGCAATCTTGGTATTGAGAGCCTGGCTGAGCCTGAATATGTGGGAGCAATTGCCACACAGACTTTGCCTGCTGATATCGTGCTCAAAGAGGCAGCGGTACCCGAGCTTAACTAATTGGATATATACCAACGCAGTCTCAAGTCCCTGGAGTGGGAAAGACTGGTATTGGCTTTAGCGGGTCTGGCTGAGACCTCATCCGGACGCCAAAGACTTGTCATACTTTTGCCGGAAGCAGCTCCCGGTGAGCTTTTGCTTGCCAATTTGCTTTTGGATCAGACCAAAGAAGCCCTTGACCTGATTAATGCCCGTGCTTATCCGAGTCTGGCTGGTCTGGAAATATCTACAGATACTTTGAGTGTGCTCTCTCTGGGTGGTGCGCTCTCAATTCACGAGCTTTTAGCAGTCTTTAAATTACTGCGCATTTCGCGTACCGTTAAAAACAGTCTTGCTCTGCTTGATAAAACAAGCTTTCCTTGTTTGCATCCATTTGCAGCACGTTTTGTAGCACTACCGCATCTGGAGCGCGATCTTAGTGATGCTTTGGAATTGGACGGCACAGTTAAAGATGAAGCCAGCCCAGTACTGAGACGTCTGCGCCGCGAGGCGCGAGAGCTTGGTGTCAAAGTCAAAGAAGAATTGAAGCGTATTATCAATAATCTCTCTGGCTCAAAGGCACTGCAAGAAGATCTTTATACAATGCGCAATGGCCGCTTTGTTTTGCCAGTCAATGCCAACCAACGCTATCAAGTCGATGGTATCGTCCATGATGCTTCTCATACCGGTCTGACTATATTTGTTGAGCCATTACCGGTGATGGAGCTGAGCAATCAAATCCGCATCAAAGAAGCCGAAATTGAAAGCGAAATTGAACGAATTTTGCTGGTTTTGACAGAGTCCCTCCGTCCTCATGCTGATGCACTCAAAGATAGCCTGGAAGCGGCTATTGAGCTTGATTGTATCTTTGCCAGAGCGCGCCTTGCTCGCATCATGGATGGTGAGCGTCCTGAGCTAGCGGCTGAGCCTACTATCGATCTTAAATCAGCTAAGCATCCACTTTTGCTCTTACAAAACCAAACAGAAGGCAAAAAGCGACCAGTGATCGCCAACAGTGTCACCATTGCTGGTGGCGCATCTAGTGCCCGTTCGCTGGTTATCACCGGTCCCAATACCGGGGGCAAGACTGTCTTACTTAAGTTAATTGGACTTTGCGCTTTGATGGTGCGCTGTGGTCTTTTGCCTCCTGTTGCTAGAGGCTCCAGTATCAGTCTCTTTGAAGTCAGTGCTGATATCGGTGATGATCAATCAATTGCCGAGAGTCTTTCTACTTTTTCTTCGCACATCAAAAATATCGTGGACATTTTAAATGGCGCGACCAGTAAGAGTCTTGTTTTGCTGGATGAAGTTGGCGCTGGTACCGATCCTAAAGAAGGTGCTGCACTCTCGCAAGCAATCTTAGAAGACCTGGCTCATAAAGGGGCTTGTGTGGTGGCTACCACTCACCTTGGTGAGCTAAAGACACTTGCTTATACCAATCAGTCTTTTATCAACGGCAGCTTTGAATTTGATATGGACGAGCTAAGTCCTACTTATAAGTTGAGACTGGGTGTGCCTGGTAGCTCAAAAGCCACCGAGGTAGCTACTCGTCTGGGTCTGGATAAAACTGTCATAGTCAGAGCCAGTGAGCTTGCCAGTGCCAGTAAAAATATGCTCGATGATGTAGTCGCTAGCCTTACAGCAAAACTAGCTGAGGTCAGTACTCTTGAGGAGCAACTGTCATCAGAAAAGGCCTTAATCGAAAAACTCAAGGGCGAGTTTGAAAAAGATAAAGCCGAACTCAAAACCAAAAGAGATGCAATCCTTGCTGAGCAAAAAGCTGAATTGCAAAAAGAATATGGTGCTGCCCGAGATCTAATTAAAGAGACTGTGGCTGCTCTGCAAAAAGAGCCAGGTTTAAAAAAGGCCGAAGTGGCAAGACGCCAGCTTGAGGAGCTAAGACAGGATCTGGCCTGGGACAAGCCGCTCAAGAGCCAAACCAAAGCCAAAGAAGAACTCTGGACTGTAGGCATGAAAGTGCGCGTGCAGGCTCTTAACAGACTGGGCGAAGTGCAGGAAGTATTAAAAGACTCTCGCGGCAAAGTCGAAGGACTGATGGTGCAGATGGGTGTACTCAAAATTAAAGTTAAGCCTGACGAGCTAGATTTGCTCGGGGGCGACGATAAGTCACAGTACAAGGCACACAAACGTAAAAAAGAGCGGGTTGTCTATAACTTTGCCAGTACAGAAGGCACTTCGGTCTTTGTGCGCTCTCAGGCTAATACCTTGGACTTACGTGGCAAGCGGGTGGATGAAGCCATGGGCCTACTGGAAGGCTTTGTCGACAGCTGCGTACTTGGTCGCATCAGTCCTTTTATGGTGATCCATGGGCATGGCACTGGCGCACTCAAATCAGTAGTGCGCGAATTTTTGAGCGGCAATCGTTATCCTATAGAGTTTAGACCTGGTGAAACTTATGAAGGTGGCGACGGCGTATCTGTGGTTGAGCTAAAGAATTAGCGGAAAAATTTGTTAAAAATGGTTCTGGTCTGTCCAAAAACTTTGGCAGCAGGATATAACCGCTGGTACCGCCTTGAAGTCAAAATTGGCTCCCTGAGATCACCCAGAAACAACGATTAAAAGCTCCTCTTGGCAAGCTGTATACGTAGTTTCCCCAGTTTCAAAGGATCCATTTACTGGAATAAATTAATGAAAGGCGTTTGGCATATATAAGAGTGATTGAGGAAACAGGTAATGGCAGTACCAGATAAACCGGAAAAAGCACCAGAAGCGGCGCCAAATCCAGCTACCAGCAAGCGCTCGGATCTTTTTGAAGATGCCATGGGCTCGGATAAGAAGCTCAATGGAGCCACCGGCCCACAACAGCCGGTCAATGGTGATAAGGGTACCGTTGCGCCAGCCAGAGCTGCCGGCGATATCAATACGCCCAAACCGCCAGAAGTTGCCAACGCTCCGGTAGCGGCCAAAGCGCCTGAAGCTGCCAAAGCTCCGGAAGCAAAAGCTCCAGATGCCAAAGCCCCAGATGCTAAAGCTCCTGAAGTTAAGGGTGCTGAAGCGCCCAGAACTGCTAATCCTACTGATGCGGCTCAACCACCAAAGGCTGCCGATAAGCCAAAGCCAGAAGACGTACTTAAAAACGTCAATCGCATCCTTGATACTGAAATCCCGGCGCTCAACAAAGCCGGTCAGTTAGACAAAGCCAAAGAAGCCTACGAAAGAGCGATTAAGGAAGCTGAAAAGGTCAGCAAAGAAGATATTGATAAGGCTAAGCAAGATTTGCTTGAAGTGCGCAAAAAGATGCTCACCGAAAAAAATCCTGAAGAAAAGTCAAGCTCAAACAACAAGAACTCGATTTGTTCAGTCTTTCCAGAGTCAAAGATGCCGCTTACGGCAATATGGCGCTATGGTATTTCCGTCAGGGCAAAGTTGATGAAGGCACCACTAAGCTCTTCCAGGCTGCTGGTGTTGACGAAGAGACAGCACGCAAACATAACAAACTGACGCCTGCTGATATGGACGCACTGGGTGCCAAAATTCCTGACGTCACCAAGGTCACTATCTTTGATGATATGTACTTCCAGCGTCAGATGGTGAGACTGCGTGATGAGAGCAAAATCGCTGTCCCAGAGAGCTATTTCAACCTAAATAAGTATGTCCACGCCAAAACAGTAGAAGCTGACACTGCCGCTATGATGGCACCACCTGCTGCCGCTACCACCGACCGTGCTCCAGTAGCTCCTCCAGTGGTTGCATCAGGACGCCCTGCGGCTGTAACTGATCATGTGCCACCAGCGCCGCATGTGTCCGCCGTCGAGCGCCCTGCGGCTCTACCAGCAGATGCCAATCCCAATCCTAATCCTGTGGTCTCCAGGTTGGCAGAGCCTAGACCAGCAGATGCCAAACCAGCAGATGCTAAACCAGCAGATGCCAAACCAGCAGAACCTAGACCCGGTGAGGCTCCTCGAGTCACCGAAGTGACAAATCCTGCTGACAGACAGGCTGAAGCAAGGGCTGAAATCACAATCGATCCTGCTAAAAATCTAGAATTGGTGACTAAGGCTGCCGGTGTACTTGATACCCTCAAAGCCACCGAAAAGCCCACAGCTATCTCACCAGAGCATCGTAAATCAGTCGAAGATGCCATAAAAGCATTTCAACAAGAAAAAGCATTTCATGATCAAGAGGCTCAAAAAGCCACAGTTGCTCTCTCTAATACGCTTGGAGAAAAATCTCCTGCCTTTATAGATGCTGTGGATAAATTCCAGCGCACATCCGATACTCTGGTACAGTCAGGCAAAGTCACTCAAGAACAAGCTCAAGCTCTCGCTAGTTTTGCTCCTGCCAATGCGGCCGAACGCGAGGCTGCTCGTAAGGCACTTCAGGCCACACAACCGGATCTGGTCAATCAATCAGATGAAGTTGCCAAAGTGGGTGGAGACAAGACTGTTGCCGCTCTCGGCTCACTGAGAGCAATCTATGATCACGTAGCCATGAAGGAACTCGCTACTCAACGCGAAAATGTTGTGCATGTCCTCTATGGCACAGAGCTGGTTAGAGTCAATGATATTCCTGCTGCCAAAGCTCAGGCTCAGGCATTCTTTAAAGATATGCCAAAAGATCAAGCCTTGCTTATCCTTAACGGTGATGGTACCGCCCAAAATCCGCCAAATAAAATAGTAGCTGATTTGGTCCGTGCCACAGGCATCGAAGCACCACAGGCACCAGTAGCAGCTGTACCTGGACTGTTACCCATAGGCGATCAATCCAAGCCTCCAGTCGAGAGGGTCAAGGCGCTTGATAATGATCAGCTCAGTTTGATGATTCTTGATGCCAGCAAAGCCGGCGGACGTGGTCTTGAGACTGGTAAAGCAGCTTTTGAAGAGGTTATCGGTAGATTTAGTCGTGACGAGCCACAACAGCGGGCAATAGTTGTAGCAAATCAGGAGATCCTTAAAAAGGATCAGGAGCTGAGAGAGAAGCAGGCTAAAGGCGAGGCCCTCGGTCCTAACGACCGCATCCTCACCAAAGAAGAACGCAGCAAGTTACATTACGATAACCTGAACGCCATTCGCAGCCTCACTGAAGCCAGCGATTTGAGATTTCAGTATGCTTTGTTTTTGGGCGATGCTGCTAGTCGCGCTGCTATCGAGGCTAAAGCCAGAGCTGCTACACCTTATGTACCAGGCTCGATACAAGTGTCCGCTGCCGAAAACATCCCTGGTGGCAATAACCAACTGGCCAGCATGGAGGCTCAAGCGCGCCTGGCCATCCAGGCCAGTGATGCTATGCCAGTCGATTTGATCAATCAAGAAGCTGCTTTAATCAAAAAAAATAAGGGTTATGTTGTCGACGAAAGAACGCTCAACCAGGGACTGGCCATACTCGAAGGTGGCACCATTACTGATGAGGCTGGCAATCAAGGATACCGCTCACCACTGATTAACCGTGGTATCGATCAGCGCGTTCAGCTAGCATTGATGTATCTCGGTAACGACACAATGAACCAGGCCGATCTGCAAGCGACCGGTAGTACTGCCAGTCAGTCTCCTATAGATCGTCTATTTAAGCCAGACAAAGCAGTTGCTTTGCTTGAAGACGCTCAAGCTCAATATGCTCGTTTGCATCCTGGCGAAAAGCTCAACGATCCTGTTATTGCCAGAGCAATTCAAACGGGCAAAGAATTAAGTCCTGAAGTCTTCCAGAAACTGGCTGACCGGGCTGCCGAAAGATACGCCTCACCTAAGGCTGATGGCGTTGCCTTCCTCGGTGCTCTGGCTGGTGAAGCTGGCTCGGTATGGTTGGCTAAAAAGGTCGGCTTGCCAGGCAATATCGCTACTCAAGTCGGTAATGTCGGTGCAGTAACTGGTGCTATCGGTACTCGTACCCTGGCATACAAGGCATTTAGCGGACGCTGGGATAGTCTCGAAAACAACGCCGTCCATGGTGGCGCTGTTGGTCTTGGTTTTGTCGGCTTTAGATATGCTCAAAAGGGCATCATGGGCTCAGATGCTGCCAGCAACGTGATTGCAAGTCGGGCATCGAGATTGACTGATCAAGGTGTAGCGACAAGGCTCGTTGGTGAAGGTGGACTTGGTAGCAAGTTTGCTGAACAAGCCGTGCTAACAGGTCGCACCACTGAAGCGACTGTGGCCAAAGCGATGAAAGAGAAGCCAGATCTCTTTGCTAAACCAGTTAGTCAAATGACCGAAACTGAAGTTTCGCAAATGTACTCAAGCCTTGGTATAAGCACTACCAATCGGATGCAACGTCTGGAGTTATTGCGTGATGGACTCAAAGCTAATCCGATAGGAGATGCTGCCAGACTGGAGCGCATGCAAGCTGGCGGTGCCAAGACTGTGGGCGAGTTTGAAGCTCAGGCTGTAGCGCGCAATCAGCGTCTCGGTGAAATCGCTCTAGACCTGGAAGCAACAGCTTTTAAGGCTGAGAGCCGTGGTTTGATGGGTCGGGTAGCCAGTATGCGCAATCCTGACGCTAAAGTCGAAGATGTATTGAGAGGTTTGCAAAAAGCTGATCCAGTTAAATACACCGATGACGTTGTCAAAGAAAATCTGGCATATCTCAAGGCCAATGGCGTAACCAGTGTCAAAGATTTGCAAGGCCATTATCTGATGAGCAGCCGCGCTGATATTGATGCTCTTATGTCAGCTGCCCAAAAAGAAGGACTGCTCAATAAGTCGCTCCTCAACAGAAAGCCTGAAGAAGCCGATCTGACATCAATCATCAATAAGCTCAAGAAGACAGACGCCGATCCTCAATTGATTGCCCGTATGGAAGCACGTCTGCCCTCACTCAAGCGCATGGAAGTGACTACAGTCTCGGATCTCGCTAGAGCCGGAGAGCGTGCCAGAGCGCTGCAAAGTATGGAAACTCTGTCGACTCAGTATCCCGGTCTTGCCGGTGTCACTAGCGATACCACGTTGCAGACTATAGCCCAGGCTGATGCCAGAGCTTTTGGTGCAACAGGCTCAGCCAGACAAATGGAGCTTGACCGCATCCTCGGTATCAAGCCACCAAAAGTCGAAGGCAGCATACTCAATAACCTATATAGAGACCGCTTCTATAACGTTGGCGATATTGCTGGTCCATGGATTAATGGCGCTCGCAATCGCTTCACCCGCTCTGCCGAAGAAGCAGTGGTGGCACCAAGTCGCCGCAACTGGGGCAAAATCAATGCCGATACCAGCAGTCTTACATCTATTGAGAGATCTGTTGGTCAGGCCAATACTCGCGCTGCTTTTGCCGGAGCTGCTGCTACTTCGCTTATCTACCGTTCTAGCACTGGTGTCTATGATCTGGTCCTGGCTAAAGATGCCACAGGTCAAAAGAGACAGTACGAATATGAGCCCGGCAAATTCAGAGATTACAGTGTCAGTGATGCTCTTATGGAGTCACTCTTGAGCAAAGGTAATTCCATTCCGGAGCGCATCGTTAATGGTGGTGTCCTTTCAGACATATTGCTTGGTGGAGCTGGTTTCTCCATGGTGAGAGGCGGGCTCAAGACTGAAGCAATTCAGTGGGGTGCTTTTGGTTACACAGTCTTTGCTCGCAGCTCGCCTCAAGACGGTAAGGCTATGGAGCAGTTTGATGCAGCCGTAAGCAATATCCGTGCTCCACTGGTGGATCAGCCTGTGCCCAATACCGGTCTGGCTATCGACAATCTCGGTGCCAAGCCATCTCAACCAGCTCAGCCATCCAACAAAGAGGCTGCACCTGCTAAGGCTGCTCCAGCTGTAGCCGCACCAGGGCAACCAGTGACAAGACCGGAAGTTAAAAAAGCTCCTCCTGAGCCAGAAGGTCTCGAGGAGTTTATGCAACAGATGACTGGTCCCTGAGCCCTAACAAATCACATTAAAAGCAGCGGAAAGTGACAGATTCCGCTGCTTTTGCTTTGTTGAGGGGCAAAAATCAAACTCTTACCCGTCTCTTGAAAACCTGCCGGGTTGGCATTTTAAGCCAATTAATCAATTATTTTTGACTGGAAATGTCCAAAAAAGGGAATATTTTGTATAGGTCACATTGTAAGCAATGGACTTAGTACCGGGGATTTTTCTAATGGCTTCTTTAGACGCAACAGACAAAAAAGTGGCAGCACCGGCACCAGTTACTGATGCCAGTCATAAGGCTTCGGCCGAAGCCAACGAAATCCCTAAAAAGGTCGAAGCTGCTAAACCGGCTGATACTACTGAAGCCGCCAAACCTACTGATAAAGCACCAGATAAGCCACAGGATGCAGTATTTAAACCGGCTGTTGAGTCAGTTGGTCATTTGCAGAAAGCCAAAAAGCTATCTGACGAAATAAGCGCTCTAGATAAAGCTCATCCAAATCCTCAAGACAAAATCACAGTGCCTGGACCAAATGGTAATCGTGAGATTACTGTTGATGAGCGTGTCAAAGAACTGAAGAAAGAAGTCCAGACCGAACTTATCGGCTCACTGCGTGCTGCAGACAATATCAATCCACAAGCTCTTGCTGGATTGGTCCGCAATAATACTGAAGAACGCGCTCAGATTGCCGCTCGCTATGGCATTGACCTGGCTGGTGGTAGCACACCGGAGCAGCAAAAAGTATTGATGCAAGAGCGCACCAGGGCGCTTGCCGCAGACCCACAAGCAGCCGCAGACATGACCCGCTTTACAGCACTACAAAAAGAAGCAGAAGCTTATCGTAAAGCCGAAAATCTACCCGCTGCCAGCCGTATGCTCTTTTCGCAGTATCTCTCGGCTGGTTATGCTAATCCCAATCATGGTCTCGACAAAGTCGATGGCAAAATGAAAGTGGATGTTACTGATGTGCAGCTTGCCACCACTCTGGCTATCCAGGCTGGTCGCAATAACGAAATCCGTCAAAGCGATGGCTACAAAGAAACTCTGGCAAGACTGGGCGATAACCTTGGCGATAAAGACAAGGGCGACCTGATGAAAAAAATGTGGTGGAGGCGGAACAACCTGACACCACACCAGAGAAGCGCGAAGAACTATTGCGTCAAGCTGTGGAAACAAGCGATACCATCGGCTTGCGCACATTAGCGGCTCTCAGACACGATAAAGCATTTATGGACCGTCAGCCTCAAGAAGTACAAATGAGACTGGCTAATACCGTAGACAGTGCTGTTGCCGCTCGCCTGGAGTATATGCGCCTTTTAGTGGACAAAGGTCGAGTTGGCGAAGCCGAAGTACTGATGGCTAGAACCAAACTAGAAGATCCAGATAGTGTCGGCACTTTGCGTGATGGCAGGGTTACTTATGCCTCTGCCGCCTGGCAAGAACTCGATAACAAGCTGGTGCGCGGTATATCTACTGGTCCGCAAGACTTCCACAAGTTGCAAGATCTCTACAACGAAAAAGTCAAGAAAGGACAATTTACCAGCGTTAATGACGGACCCTCCGCTGATTATGGCAAAGTGCTAAATAGCATGGATAACCCCAATATTGGTGCTGACAAAGTCCTTGAAGCCATGCAAGCTCTCAACCGCAAACAATCAGAGGAGAGAGTTGCTGCTTCAGCCAGACTGGAGCAAGAAAAACAATCTTTGCAAGAACAAATAAGGACTTTGCCTGAGAAAAAATTTGCCGATGAACTGAGCCGCGATCTGGCCAAAGCCGAGCTTGAAGACAAGCTGAGAGCTGTGGAGCGTTCTAAAGATGATCTCGATAGAGTCGGCAAGCAAGTCTTAGCCGGTGAAGACGCTGATCGCATGTTGCTATCACTGCAGATGCACCTTGGTATGAACGAAAGAGCCTCTGCCCGCGCTGATTTGGAAGCCCTAAAGAAAGAGCATCCGGATCTTTACGCCAAAATACCAGCTGATAAGCAAAAAGAATTAGATGATCTCACCAAAGACATCCCCTGGTATCAAGACTGGAAGCTCTATGCCGTGGCTGGTGCTGCTGTCGTCGGTGCTGTAGTGGGCTTTGGTGTGGCTAGTTGGGCTACTGGTCCTGCTGCTGCTGCCGGCGTAGCTGGATTTCTTGGTGTTGGTGCTACGACTGCTGCTGTGATCACAGGAGCTGGAGCTACGACTCTTGCCATGGCCGCTGGTGGTACTGCTGCCGGTGTCACATACTGGGGCGTTCATAAGACAGCCGATGCCTTCGATTGGAGTCGTCCCGATGAGCGTGCCAATTTTGGTGAAGATTTTAGTAGAGGTGGCACGATTGGTGTTGTGCTAGTTCTATGGCCGCTGGTGCTCTTATATTTAAGGGACTAGGTGCCCTTAATGGCACAGTTGGCGCTGCCGCAGAGCGTACTGTATTGGCTAATTTTGCAGCCAAAGCAGCACAAGTTGGGCGCTTCTTGCCAGCTTCTGCCAGCATGGCTATGACGCAAGAAGCGAGCACTTACTTGCTCAATGAGAAGGAGTTTGATTTAGCTGAAAGCTCTAAAAATGTATTGGTGGGTACGGGTCTGATGGCCGTCTGGGGCGGCAGTAATCTCGGTCAACTCGGTATTATTCGCACACCACTTACATCGGTGGCGGCACATCAAGTGATTGTCGGTGGCATCGAGCACTTTGGTGCTTACCAGGCTGGTAGTGATTATAACGATAGCAATCCTAGCTCAATTCTTGGACCTAGATTTGCTCGTGAAGCTGGTTATACT
Above is a window of Candidatus Obscuribacter sp. DNA encoding:
- a CDS encoding alpha/beta fold hydrolase; amino-acid sequence: MSLSSSSFGKKLAIGGNSLHKSFKTILTGIAALGLTLAVSAPVSAEVERLDEPRLVGHDYLPELPVSVWQDQEKPAKGVVVAVHGLVMHGRVYDVMARKLAAQGFIVLAPDLRGYGRWQTDVQDESKAGKEDGKVQYHKSLEDLKGLVAAVSVKYPNLPLFLVGESLGAGLSIRVAEALPESVSGLVLSSPAIKRRMYLEPEMVVQAASLVTNPMRQVDLVPYIKKFASEDPRIVEEAINDPYVRKHLNLSELMGTASIIRGNISHAHGVPASVPVLVIQGDKDKMLRSDAVTLLLSRLRTKDRTVRWLPGKGHVLIETAHIEPSTMSTISSWLDDHLMTPTRETYTEGLVSSGPGRTLDVYQP
- a CDS encoding gamma carbonic anhydrase family protein; this translates as MIFEFEKKAPKIAKSAYIAPNAVVIGEVEIEDEASIWFNCVVRGDINRIFVGRGSNIQDSCVMHVTNTHPMIVHERVTVGHGAILHGATIESDCLIAMGTIILDGALIGSHSVVAAGSLVAPGTQIPPGSLVMGVPGKVVRQVTDRDREMIQIGWQNYVGYKEQYLSSLKQLD
- a CDS encoding endonuclease MutS2, with protein sequence MDIYQRSLKSLEWERLVLALAGLAETSSGRQRLVILLPEAAPGELLLANLLLDQTKEALDLINARAYPSLAGLEISTDTLSVLSLGGALSIHELLAVFKLLRISRTVKNSLALLDKTSFPCLHPFAARFVALPHLERDLSDALELDGTVKDEASPVLRRLRREARELGVKVKEELKRIINNLSGSKALQEDLYTMRNGRFVLPVNANQRYQVDGIVHDASHTGLTIFVEPLPVMELSNQIRIKEAEIESEIERILLVLTESLRPHADALKDSLEAAIELDCIFARARLARIMDGERPELAAEPTIDLKSAKHPLLLLQNQTEGKKRPVIANSVTIAGGASSARSLVITGPNTGGKTVLLKLIGLCALMVRCGLLPPVARGSSISLFEVSADIGDDQSIAESLSTFSSHIKNIVDILNGATSKSLVLLDEVGAGTDPKEGAALSQAILEDLAHKGACVVATTHLGELKTLAYTNQSFINGSFEFDMDELSPTYKLRLGVPGSSKATEVATRLGLDKTVIVRASELASASKNMLDDVVASLTAKLAEVSTLEEQLSSEKALIEKLKGEFEKDKAELKTKRDAILAEQKAELQKEYGAARDLIKETVAALQKEPGLKKAEVARRQLEELRQDLAWDKPLKSQTKAKEELWTVGMKVRVQALNRLGEVQEVLKDSRGKVEGLMVQMGVLKIKVKPDELDLLGGDDKSQYKAHKRKKERVVYNFASTEGTSVFVRSQANTLDLRGKRVDEAMGLLEGFVDSCVLGRISPFMVIHGHGTGALKSVVREFLSGNRYPIEFRPGETYEGGDGVSVVELKN